Genomic segment of Selenomonadales bacterium:
GAATGCAGACGGTTAAAAGCCTGCGTCGATATTATGAGCTTCTCCATTTGACTCAACTGGACTGAGCCATGGACAGAGTCTGCTATCTGGAATATCTTGTCGTTCATACTTACCGCTCCTTCGTGACCCATCGCCTACTACCGTGGCTGCTCAGGCCAAATGTAGACCTTTAAGGATACATTCTCCACAAACGAGAGCATTTCCTGCACCCCCGCGCGTGAAGCAAAAGCTCTGTCCCCAGTGCTTTCGTAATCAGGGTAATCAGTCAAATCAGGCTCTAAGCTTACGGGGGATACTCAGGATGACCAGAGCCTGATTAGCCTTATTGCCCTGATTGAGAGTTTGCCCTCAGGGGCCTTCACCTCAGGGGCCGTCATAGGGCCTTTATAAGCGTCTCTCCTTCCAATCAGGGTAATCAGTGAAATCAGGCTCTAAATTACCGGAGATCCTCAGGATAACCAGAGCCTGATTGACCTTATTGCGCTGATTAGGGCATAGATTTAGAATCTGTGCGTCCCGGACAGCTGCACTTTTATGCTCTATTTTGATACACTTTGAAGCATAAACGTACAAACGCGAGGTGACTGGCATGTCAGTTGATGAAAGAACGTCCATTTACAGGCTCTTGAAAGATGGCAACGGTTTCGTGACAGCAACGCAAGTTACGGCAGCCGGAATTCCGCGACGCTGCCTAACCGCCATGAGTAGGTCTGGGTTAATATGTAAGGTCGAACGCGGTATCTACGCCCTACCTGAGGTCTGGGAGGACGATCTGTTTTTCACTCAGTATCGCTTTAGCAGAGGCATTTTCTCGCACGAAACGGCATTGTCATTGCACTCACTAACAGACCGCACTCCCGTCAAGTATACCATGACCTTCCCCGCTGGGTACAATACTGTAAACGCTAGGCGCAAGGGTATCATTGCTAAATGTGCGACAGCGGATACTTATGCATTAGGAGTGACAGAAGTGCCTTCTCCTAACGGAAACCCACTGCGGGCCTATGACATTGAACGTACTCTGTGCGACATTGTAAAGACTAGGCATCAGGCTGACATTCAAGTCATCAACCAAGCCATGAAGGCCTATGCCAGCTCAAGGGATAAGGATATGGCTAAGCTCATTGACTATGCCAGAAGGCTACGTGTGACACCCAAGGTGCTGCACTACATGGAGGTGCTGCTATGACGACACGCAATCCTGCACAGCTTAAAGCCTTGTTCAAGAAAATGGCTACCGAAAAGAACTTATCCGCACAGCTGATCATGCAGAATTACATGATGGAACGGTTTCTAGAACGTCTTTCACTGTCTAATTACAGGGAAAACTTCATCCTAAAGGGCGGCTTTCTTATCGCAGCCATTGTCGGGCTTGATTCTAGAGCTACGAGGGATCTCGACGCTACAGTTAGAGGTCTCACGCTCACGCATGATTCTATTCGTTCGGTGTTTAGCAGCATATGTGGGGTTGACGCAGGGGACCAGGTCACATTTTCGGTTTCTAGAACAACGGATATCCGTGAAGCCGATGATTATCCCGGCATACGTGTTAGCCTGACAGCCAGCTTCCCACCCCTAATTGTCCCCATGTCCGTTGACGTAACTGCTGGCGATAAGATTACGCCCCGCGCAATCGAATACACTTTTAGCCTTATGTTTGACGCCCGCTCTATATCTGTTCTAGCCTATAATCTAGAGACCATCTTAGCGGAAAAGCTCGAAACTATCTTGTCGAGAAACATCGCCAACACAAGGCCTAGGGATTTCTATGACGTATACATCCTCTATACGTTGTGTGGATCAGAGTGCAACCGGGCAGTCCTTCAAGCGGCCTTAGGAGAAACTGCCGTGAAGCGCGGCAGCGTAGCTGTGCTGAGGCAGTACGAGAGCATTGTCACTAACATCAAAAGCAGTTCAAGCCTGCGGGCTTTCTGGTCACGCTACCAGAAGGATTTCGACTATGCCAAAGACATCAGCTTTGACGACGCTTGTGATGCCATCCTGACGGTCCTAACTGAAGCATGTGCAGCCGGGCGGTCGCCTTTCCCTCCAAATCAGGGTAATCAGTGAAATCAGGCTCTAAACTACGGGGGTTACTCAGGATAACCAGAGCCTGATTAGCCTTATTGCCCTGATTAGGAGTTGACCTCAGGGGGCTTCACCTCAGGGGCCTTCATAGGGGCCTTCATAAGCGTCTCTCCTTCTAATCAGGGTAATCAGTGAAATCAGGCTCTAAACTACGGGGGTTACTCAGGATGACCAGAGCCTGATGGACCTTATTGCTCTGATTAAGGCGTGTAGGAGTGCTGTGAAGCAAAAAGCTCCGTCCCTTTTGCTTCCACCTCAGGGGCCTTCACAGGGGCCTGTATAAGCGTCTCTCCTTCCAATCAGGGT
This window contains:
- a CDS encoding nucleotidyl transferase AbiEii/AbiGii toxin family protein, producing MTTRNPAQLKALFKKMATEKNLSAQLIMQNYMMERFLERLSLSNYRENFILKGGFLIAAIVGLDSRATRDLDATVRGLTLTHDSIRSVFSSICGVDAGDQVTFSVSRTTDIREADDYPGIRVSLTASFPPLIVPMSVDVTAGDKITPRAIEYTFSLMFDARSISVLAYNLETILAEKLETILSRNIANTRPRDFYDVYILYTLCGSECNRAVLQAALGETAVKRGSVAVLRQYESIVTNIKSSSSLRAFWSRYQKDFDYAKDISFDDACDAILTVLTEACAAGRSPFPPNQGNQ
- a CDS encoding type IV toxin-antitoxin system AbiEi family antitoxin domain-containing protein encodes the protein MSVDERTSIYRLLKDGNGFVTATQVTAAGIPRRCLTAMSRSGLICKVERGIYALPEVWEDDLFFTQYRFSRGIFSHETALSLHSLTDRTPVKYTMTFPAGYNTVNARRKGIIAKCATADTYALGVTEVPSPNGNPLRAYDIERTLCDIVKTRHQADIQVINQAMKAYASSRDKDMAKLIDYARRLRVTPKVLHYMEVLL